One part of the Theropithecus gelada isolate Dixy chromosome 5, Tgel_1.0, whole genome shotgun sequence genome encodes these proteins:
- the LOC112624983 gene encoding LOW QUALITY PROTEIN: TOX high mobility group box family member 4-like (The sequence of the model RefSeq protein was modified relative to this genomic sequence to represent the inferred CDS: inserted 2 bases in 1 codon; substituted 2 bases at 2 genomic stop codons): MITGPSHPFLSGAEIFHTPSLRDEEFEIPPISLDSDPSLAVSDVVDHFDDLADPSSSQNGSFSAQYGVQTLNIPVGMTHGLMEQXAGILGEGLIMDLDYSIGTQYSANSPVTIDVPMTDMTSDLIGHSQLTTIDQSELSFQLGLNSGGGTILPPAQSPEDRLSTTPSPTSSLHEDGVEDFRRQLHSQKTVVVEAGKKQKVPKKRKKKDPNKPQKPVSAYALFFRDTQAAIKGQNPNATFGEVSKIVASMWDSLGEKQKQVYKRKTEAAKKEYLKALTAYIDNQECQATVETVELDPAPPSQTPSPSPMATVDPASPAPASIEPPALFPTTVNSTLSSYVANQASSGVGSQPNITKLIITKQTLPSSITVSQGGMVTVIPATVVTSQGLQLGQTSTATIQPSQQAQIVTWSVSQATAAAAASMQLPPPRLQPPPLQQMPQPPTQQQVTISQQPPPLQAIKQPPPQKVXINLQQQLSPLQIKSVSLPTLKVQTTLVPPTVESSPEQPMNNSPEAHTVEATSPETICEMITDVVPEVXSPSQIDVELVSGSPVALSPQLRCLSSGCENTSTVSKDWNNEYCSNECVVKHCRDVFLIWVASRNSNTVVFVK; encoded by the exons ATGATCACAGGGCCTTCACACCCCTTCCTGTCAGGGGCTGAGATATTCCATACACCAAGCTTGCGTGATGAGGAATTTGAAATCCCACCTATCTCCTTGGATTCTGATCCCTCATTGGCTGTTTCCGATGTGGTTGACCACTTTGATGACCTGGCAGACCCTTCCTCTTCACAGAATGGCAGTTTTTCAGCCCAGTATGGGGTCCAGACATTGAACATACCTGTGGGTATGACCCATGGCTTGATGGAGCA TGCGGGGATCCTTGGTGAAGGCTTGATCATGGACTTGGACTACTCTATAGGAACTCAGTATAGTGCCAACTCACCTGTTACAATTGATGTACCAATGACAGACATGACATCTGACTTGATAGGGCATAGCCAGTTGACCACCATTGATCAGTCAGAACTGAGTTTCCAACTGGGTTTGAACTCAGGGGGTGGCACCATCCTGCCACCTGCCCAGTCACCTGAAGATCGTCTTTCAACCACCCCTTCACCTACTAGTTCACTTCACGAGGATGGTGTTGAGGATTTCCGGAGGCAACTTCACAGCCAGAAGACAGTGGTGGTGGAAGCAGGGAAAAAGCAGAAGGtcccaaagaagagaaaaaagaaagatcctaATAAACCTCAGAAACCAGTTTCAGCATATGCTTTATTCTTTCGTGATACACAGGCTGCCATCAAGGGACAGAATCCTAATGCCACTTTTGGTGAGGTTTCAAAAATTGTGGCCTCCATGTGGGATAGTCTTGGAGAGAAGCAAAAACAGGTATAtaagaggaaaactgaggctgccAAGAAAGAGTATCTGAAGGCATTGACTGCTTACATAGACAACCAAGAGTGTCAGGCCACTGTGGAAACAGTGGAATTGGATCCAGCACCACCATCACAAACTCCTTCTCCATCTCCTATGGCTACTGTTGACCCAGCATCTCCAGCACCAGCTTCAATAGAGCCCCCTGCCCTGTTCCCAACCACTGTTAACTCCACCCTTTCATCCTATGTGGCAAACCAGGCATCTTCAGGAGTTGGGAGTCAGCCCAATATCACCAAGTTGATTATTACCAAACAAACGTTGCCCTCTTCCATTACTGTGTCTCAAGGAGGGATGGTTACTGTTATCCCAGCCACAGTGGTGACCTCCCAGGGGCTCCAACTAGGCCAAACCAGTACAGCTACTATCCAGCCCAGTCAACAAGCCCAGATTGTCACTTGGTCAGTGTCGCAGGCaacagcagctgctgctgcttctatgCAACTGCCTCCACCCCGACTACAGCCCCCTCCATTACAACAGATGCCACAGCCTCCGACTCAGCAGCAAGTTACTATTTCACAGCAGCCTCCTCCACTCCAGGCCATAAAACAGCCTCCACCTCAGAAAGTTTGAATCAATTTACAGCAACAGCTATCTCCTCTGCAGATCAAGAGTGTGTCTCTACCCACTTTGAAAGTGCAGACTACTTTAGTCCCACCAACTGTGGAAAGTAGTCCTGAGCAGCCTATGAACAATAGCCCTGAGGCCCATACGGTGGAGGCAACTTCTCCTGAGACTATCTGTGAGATGATCACAGATGTAGTTCCTGAGGTTTAGTCCCCTTCTCAGATAGATGTTGAATTGGTGAGTGGGTCTCCTGTGGCACTCTCACCCCAGCTTCGATGTTTGAGTTCTGGTTGTGAGAACACTTCCACTGTGAGTAAGGACTGGAACAATGAATACTGCAGCAATGAGTGTGTGGTGAAGCACTGCAGGGATGTATTCTTGATCTGGGTAGCCTCTAGAAATTCAAACACAGTGGTGTTTGTGAAATAG